The following are encoded together in the Azospirillum lipoferum 4B genome:
- the tssE gene encoding type VI secretion system baseplate subunit TssE — MDRNQSITLSVLDRLLDDTPEHVAPRPHTVADLRAAIRRDLENLLNTRRRVLGWPDDLTELADSILGYGCHDLLVENVATESRRREVVAQIEAAIRRWEPRFAQLAVTMVDNSDPADRTLRFRIEALIHADPAPEPMVFDSVVDPTSNMVTVTSKARG, encoded by the coding sequence ATGGATCGCAACCAGTCCATCACCCTGTCCGTCCTGGACCGTCTGCTCGACGATACGCCGGAGCATGTGGCGCCGCGGCCGCACACCGTGGCGGACCTGCGGGCGGCGATCCGGCGCGACCTGGAGAACCTGCTGAACACCCGGCGGCGGGTGCTGGGCTGGCCGGACGACCTGACGGAGCTGGCGGATTCGATCCTCGGCTATGGCTGCCACGACCTGCTGGTGGAGAATGTCGCCACCGAATCCCGCCGGCGCGAGGTGGTGGCGCAGATCGAGGCGGCGATCCGGCGGTGGGAGCCGCGCTTCGCCCAGCTGGCGGTGACCATGGTCGACAACAGCGACCCGGCCGACCGCACCCTGCGCTTCCGGATCGAGGCGCTGATCCATGCCGACCCGGCGCCCGAACCGATGGTCTTCGATTCGGTGGTCGATCCCACCTCCAACATGGTCACCGTGACGAGCAAGGCCCGTGGCTGA